The sequence CGGTCTCACGATCGGGCACATGAACAGTCTCGACTGGGCCGTGCTGATCGGCTACTTCGGTGTGATGGTCGCGATCGGCCTCTGGTCGCACAAGCGCGTGGACAACGTCAGCGACTTCTTCACGGCCGGCGGCAAGATGCCCTGGTGGCTGTCCGGCATCTCGCACCACATGTCGGGCTACAGCGCGGTGATGTTCACGGGCTACGCGGGGATCGCCTACACCTACGGCGTCACCTCCTTCATCACCTGGTCCTTTCCGATCGCGCTCGGCATCGCCATCGGCTCGAAGCTGTTCGCGCCGCGCATCAACCGGCTGCGGTCCAGGCTCCATGTGGCCTCCCCGCTGGAGTATCTGAAGAACCGCTACAACCTCTCCACACAGCAGGCGCTCGCCTGGTCGGGCATGCTGCTGAAGATCGTGGACGTCGGAGCCAAGTGGGCGGCGATCGCGACCCTGTTGTCGGTGTTCACGGGTGTGACGCTGAACCAGGGCATCCTCATCACGGGCGCGATCACCGCCGTCTACTGCACGATCGGCGGTCTGTGGGCGGACGCGCTGACCGAACTCGGCCAGTTCGTCATCCAGTTGCTGGCCGGTGTCTCGATGTTCGTCGCGGTCGTGATGAAGCTGCACGACAAGAACATCGGCTTCTTCGGCGCCTGGGACGAGCCCGTACTGCACGGCCACGGCAAGCCGCTGGTCGGCCCGTACGGAACGGTCTTCCTGCTCGCGTTCCTCTTCATCAAGCTCTTCGAGTACAACGGCGGCATGCTCAACCAGGCCCAGCGCTACATGGCGACGGGCAGCGCGCACGAGGCCGAGCGCTCGGCACGTCTGTCGGCGATCCTGTGGCTGGTCTGGCCGGTGGTCCTCTTCTTCCCCATGTGGATGTCCCCGCTCCTCGTCCACGCCAAGAAGCCCGACGGCTCCGACTCCTACGCCCTGATGACCGAACATCTGCTGCCGCACGGGCTGCTGGGCCTGGTCGTCGTCGGGTTCTTCTCGCACACGATGGCCATGTGCTCCTCCGACGCGAACGCGATCGCCGCGGTCTTCACCCGTGACGTGGCGCCGGTGCTGTCGCAGAAGGCCCGCAGCTGGGGCGAGCGTTCGGGCCTGATCGCGGCCCGTGTGACGACGGTCGTCTTCCTCTGTCTGTCGATGGCGGTGGCGACACAGGTCAACTCCCCCGCCTTCAAGGACATCATCACGGTCGTGATCAAGTGGGTCGCGGGCCTGATGGGCCCGATCGCGATCCCGATGATGCTCGGTCTGCTCCGCCCGTTCCGCCGGTCGGGACCGACGGCGGCTCTCACCAGCTGGGCGGCGGGCCTGCTGGCCTTCTGGCTGGTCAACTACCCCATCAACTGGAACGTCGACGGCGGAGTGCCCCTCCAGTACCAGGTCTCCGTACCGCTGGCGGTCTCCCTGGTCCTCTACATCCTGATCGGCTGGCTGAAGCCGGAGGACACCCCCGAACGCCTGGCGGTCATCGACAAGGTCAACACGGACGGGGACGGCGTGAGCGCGGTCCCGGTACCGGCCGCGGCGGGCGACGACATCGTGGGGGCGCCCAACCAGTGACTGTAGCCTGCCAAGGGGGCCTCCGGCGGCGGCTCGTCGTCCCCCGTCCCCGGGGTGACCGGCAAGGCGTTCGCGGCCTCGTCCGCGGCACCTGGAAGGTCACGTCCACGATGCCGGGCGGCAGCACCGTCTCGTTCTCCGCGATCGTCGACGACGGTGTCTGGACGCTGAACCGGGCCGGTGGGAAACCGGAGAAGGGTACCTGGTCGCTCCAGGGCGGGCGGCTGACGCTGAGCGTGCCCGAGGACTTCGCGGGTGGCGGCTCCGGACAGCACACCGCCTCCGCGGCCGACGTTCCGGCGGCGGTCGGCGACCACGTGTCCCTGGTGCTGCCCTGGCAGCCGCCCGGGATGACGGCCGGCGCCTCCGGCGAGCATCTGGAGGTGAACTACATCGAGCACACCGGGGTGCTGGAGATCCGCCACGTCGAGGACAACGGCGGTACGACCGTGCACCTGTGCCGCAGGGCGTGAGCGCACCCGCGGCTCAGGCCCGCGGATAGCGGGCGAGCCACCCCGGTGACGCCCCGGCGGGCCCGTGCAGTGCGGGCCCCTGGGTCATCTCCATCGCGAAGTCGTCGGCGAGTTCCAGAATCGTCGGCCGGCCCTCCAGCTCGACCAGCCACCCGGGCGGAAGCGCCGTCTCGCCGTGCAGCGCGCCGAGCAGCCCTCCGGTCAGCGCACCCGCCGCTGCCGAGGGCCCGCTCTGGTTGACCGCGAGGCACAGGCCGTGGCGTACGTCCTCGCCCACCAGCGCGCAGTACACGGACGCGGCCAGCAGGCCGTCCGCGGTGCCGTCGCCGGCCAGTTCCTCCACCCGGGCCGGGCCGGGCAGCCCCTGCCGTACCGCGCCGAGCGCGTGCTGGAGGGCGTCGGAGACCGGCTGGTGGCCGGGGCGGGCGGCGAGCAGGGCGAGGGACCGCTGCACGGCCCCGTCCAGGCTCTCGCCGCGCGCGAGGCCGTGCATGATCACGGCGTACGCGCCCGCCGAAAGGTAGGCGATGGGGTGCCCGTGCGTCTGGGCCGCGCACTCAACGGCCAGCTGGATCACCAGCTGGGGCTCCCAGCCGACCAGCAGGCCGAAGGGAGCGGAACGGGCTACGGCCTCCGGACCCAGCTCACCCGGATTCTTCGGGGTCTCCAGCGTGCCCATGGTGTCGTCGCCGAGGCCGATGAGCAGCGCCCGGGTCGGATCCCGGCGGGCGTAGAGCCACTCCTCCCGCGCCAGCCACCCGTCGTCCTTGCGGCGCTCGTCGGGCCCCCAGTCCCGCTGGGTGGCCGCCCAGCGCAGATACGCCCGGTGCAGATCGGTCGGCGGATGCCAGGCGCCGGTGTCCCGGCGCACCTGGGCCCGGATCAGCCCGTCCACCGTGAAGAGGGTGAGCTGGGTGTGGTGGGTGACCGTACCGCGTCCTCCGTGCCCGTAGGCCAGGTCGAGCAGGCCCTCCCCGCCGTACACGGAGCGGATCTCGTCGAGGGCGAGCGCATCGGCCGGTCCGCCGAGCGCGTCGCCGACGGCGACGCCGAGCAGGGTGCCGCGCACCCGGCTGCGGAAGTCCTGCTGCTCGGCGCGGCCCCAGACCGCACCGGACGTGGCACCCACCCAGACCTCCTCACGGCACCGTCCGTACGTACGACGCTGAGCACTGTAATCGACCGGGGACGGTCGGTTCACGGGGGCAAATCGGCCCTGCCCGGTCATTCCCGCACAGCTATGAGCGCTTCGACTCCGTCCAGGATCCGGTCGAGGCCGAAGTCGAGCGGGTCGACGCCGGCCGGCTCGAAGGCGCCCTCGGCGATCGCCTTGGTGAGGGCCGGGAAACGGTCCGCGTGGCGGGCGAGCAGTTCGCCGGTGAGGCGGTTCCACTCCCGGTCCCGCTCCTCGTCGTGGTCGGACACCTGCTGGGCGAGGTTGCGCACGTGTCCGACGAGGAGCAGGAAGATCCGATGCCGCTGGGCGGCGCCGAGGCCGGTCGGCTCCAGGACGGCGAGCGCCGCATCGAGCCAGCCCAGCTGCCGCGGCCCCATGATCTGGCGGCGCATCGCGGTGGCGGTGAGCAGCCAGGGATGGGCGGCGTAGACGCGCGCGCACTGCCGTGTCCACTCCTGCGCGCCCGCCCGCCAGTCCCCCTCCGGCACCTCCGACAGATCCGGGCCCTCGGCGAGCACGGCCTCCACCATCAGTTCGACGAGTTCGCCCTTCCCGGGGACGTACCGGTACAGCGCCATGGCGGACACCCCGAATCCGCCGGCCACCTTGCTCATGGAAACGGCGTCCAGCCCTTCCCCGTCGGCCAGTTCGACGGCGGCCGCGGCGATCTGCCGCGGGGACAGCTTCGGCTTGGGCCCCCGGGTGGGCTGATCCTGCTCGCCCCACAGCAGCGCGAGGCTCGCCCGTGGATCGCGCGGCTTGTCCTGCTCCTTGTTCCGGGCGGCCATGCGGTTCCTCCCCTTCGGTCCGGACGAAGCCCGTTGACTCCGCCCACCAACTGTATATACCGTAAACACAACTGCTGACGGCATAAACAGTTTAGGGGGAACACCATGCTGCTCACCTACCGGGCCCTCAAGCGCGCGTCGCTCGCGAAGAAACTGCGCATCACCGCACCGAACGGCATCGACGAGGGGTCGTACGTCCGTATCGGCGGCATCGACCAGTGGATCTCGATCCGCGGCGAGGACCTGTCGAACCCCGTGGTCCTGGAGATCCACGGCGGCCCCGGCGCCTCCAACCTGATCTTCGCCCCGCGTACCCGCGCCTGGGAGCGGCACTTCACGATCGTGCGCTGGGACATGCGGGGCGCGGGCAGGACGTTCGCGGCGGGCGGCCCGGCCGGCCAGGGCGAGATGGCGCTCGACCGCCTCTACACCGACGCCCTGGAGGTGACGGAACACGTCCGCGCCCGCCTCGGCGTCGCCAAGCTCCTCCTCGTCGCCAACAGCTTCGGCACGGTCACCGGTCTGCGGCTGGCCCGCAATCACCCCGAGCTGTACTCGGCGTACGTCGGCACCGACCAGAACATCATCGGCGGCGGCCGCGACACCTCGTCGTACGAGGCGCTGCTGGCCCGCCTGGAGAAGGCGGGCAAGAAGAAGGAGCTGGCGAAGGTGGTGGCGATGGGCCCGGACCGCACGGCCTGGTCCGCACACGAGTGGTCGGAGCACGCGAAGATCGTCGTCACGACCGACCCGCTGACCTACGACACCATGAAGACGGTGGTGATCCGCTCGCTCTGGTTCTCCCCGTTCCACAACCTGCGCGGGCTGCGCTCGTACCTGAAGGGCATGAACTTCTCCGAGCAGCTGGGCCCACAGGCGATGACGGTCGACGAACGGGCCGAGGGCACGTCCTTCCGCCTCCCCTTCTTCCTCTTCCAGGGCGACAGCGACGTCCTGACCCCACCGGAGCCGGCCCGCCGCTTCCACGAGGAGGTCACGGCCCCCGTGAAGGACTTCGCCCTCATCAGGGAGGCGAGCCACTTCGCGTCCTTCCGGCACCCGGACCAGTTCCTGGACCTGATGCTGAGCAAGGTGCGGCCCGTGGTGACGGGGGACGCGGCGGTGCGCTGAAGCACCGTGACGCAGGGGTCAGCCGCCGTCCTCGGGCCGGGCGGCCCTCCTGCGCCTGGGCGCCACCGACTTGCGGATCTCCTCGGTGGCCGCACGGAACGCGGGCGCGGCGTGCTCGAAGTAGTCGAAGAGCACAGCACGCTGCTCAGGGGTGTAGCGGGCGAGGATCTCGGCGATGTGGCGGCGGGCGGGGCCCACCACCTCCTCGATCCGGCCGAGCGCGTCCGGGACCGGCTCGACGATCACCCGTCGGCGGTCCCTGGGGTCCGCGGTGCGGCGCGCGTACCCGGCCCGCTCCAGGCGGTCGATCAGGCGCGTGGTCGCACCGGTGGTCAGCCCGGTCCTGGTGGCCAGTTCACCCGAGGTGAGCCCGCCTTCCGCCGCGATCAGGCTGAGCGCGTACCACTCCGACGTGTGCAGACCGGCGGCCTCCGCGCTGGCCAGGCCCTGGAGGCCCACCGCGTCCAGGTACTGGCGGAAGATCACGTGCTCGTCCCCGCCACCCACAGGGGTTGCCATCACCGGAGTTCCCTCCTAAATTTATCTGCACGGATGCAGATACTGCTTTCGTTCAGAATCTGCATGCAGTCTAGCGAGCAGAGGAGACCTCCACCATGTCGAACGCCACCCACGACGTCGCCGCCATCACCTCCGTACTGAACGACCTGGTCGCCGCATGGGAGCGGCACGACGCCGACGCCTACGGCGAACTGTTCACCCCGGACGCCACCTACATCACCTACGTCGGCACCTACTACCAGGGGCGCCAGGACATCGTGGACAGCCACCGCACCCTGTTCACGGGCTTCCTCAAGGGCAGCAGGCTCGCCGACGAGGTCCTCGACATCCGTTTCCACGGAACGGACACGGCCGTGGTCAACGGGCGCGGCGACACCTACACGGGCAAGCGACCGCACAAGCTCACCAAGATCCAGACGTACACCCTGGTCCGCGGGAGCGACGACACGTGGCGCATCGCGGCCTTCCACAACACCAAGCGCAAGCCGCTGATGGAGTCGATCTCCTACCGGTTCGCGCCGGGACTCGTCCCGGCGGCCGAGAGGTGAGCGCAGTCCAGCTCCGCCTCGGCTCCGTCACGGATCCCGCGGATCTCCGCGATGGCCGCTGCGGGGTCCTGCCCCCTGCATCAACGATCCGCTCCAGTTCCCTCAGCCGGGCAGCACGCTCCGGAGGGATCAGAGGTCTGGAGAGGTCGCTGCCATGGATCTCCTCGGGCTCATGCCGCCTCCGCGCAAGTACGGCAGTCGCGGCAGCGGCCCGGGTGAGGGGCCCGGAAGGCTCGCTCGCAGCCGTCACAGGTCTGGAGTGGGGACGGGCGGTACAGCGCCGGGCGGGGTGGCGCGGCCGGGAGGCGGGGCGGCAGTTGGGCGGTGAGGCGGTGCTGCAGGAAAGCCGCCGGGTGCTTGATCGGGTCCTGGGGCAGGCCGGTCGTCAGGGTGCGCACTACGGCCGTGGGTGGCACGCCTCGCTCCAGCCACTCGGAGACGGCCGGAGCCAGGCGGATCACGTCCCGCTCGGTGAGGAGAAGGCGGGAGTCGTGAGCACGGAGGCCGGCTAGCAGTTCAGTGGCCTTGCCCTTGCCGGATGGTGCGGGAGCCTTCGGTACAGCCTCGGGCTTGGGGGTGGCCGGTGCCGCGGCGGCCACCACGGCCCTGGGCCTGTTGTACGAGATCGTCCGGGTCGTCACTTGCCCCGATTGAAGACGCTCCCTGGGGCGCGCGAGGTATCCGTGTTCCTCCAGCTCACGAAGGGCCGCCGCGATCCGGATCTCGCCCTCGGGAAACTTCGCCGCCAGCACCTTGATGCCGATCGGAGTGCCCTTCGGCAACGACTGGATGTGCAGCGCCAGCCCGATGGCCACCAGCGACAGCTCGGAGTGCTGGGCGAGGTGATTGCCGACCACGGTGAAGTTGTCGTGGTGAGGTTCGTTCACGTGGGTGACGCCGGAGGAATGCCGGGTCTTGGCGCGCGCGGGCGCGCTAGGCTGCTTGTCAGTCACAGGGAAGCTTTCCTCTTCCTCGGTGATCAGGCCCTCGCACTGGGATGCCAGTCCCGGCGAGGGCCGATGCATGTCTGGGGGTTGCTTTCGCCGACGTTGCACCACAACTACCCCGCCACGCCAGTTGCGTTGGGCATATTCACTCCGGCGGGTGATCGACGGGGGCGGTGGGGGTGGGGTTGGTTCTTTCCCCGGTTCTTTGGTCTTTGGCGTCGGGAGCCACCGGGTCACGCCCCGCCACGTCCCGGTGCGAGTTCGGCCCAGACGGTCTTGGCGTGGGCGGGGGCTTCGTCCACACCCCAGCGGTGGGCGTAGGCCGCGACGATCAGTAGTCCCCGGCCGGTCTCCGAGTCCTGAGCCGCCGGGTCCGGGGTACGCGGGATCCGGTCGCACCGGGCGTCGGTCACCTCTATACCCGGCCGTGCAGTTCCCTCACAGCCTTCGCAGGCGCCGGTCGGTCAGCGAGGGCAACCGTCGTCAGCCTCAGGAATCCGCCGCGAATGGCCGATACGAGACGGAACGTGGCGTGGAGCCGCCCTTGACCCGGGTCCGTAACGGCTGATCCGCTTACTTTGCGAGGGACGTCGGGATTCGGGGGTTGCCACGTGTTTCAGGTGTGCCTGCATGCACTCCATCTGTCCCTTTGGGCCATCGTCATGGAGCCTCGGACATGAGGATGCGGCGCGGTGCACCGATCGCTGCCGTCGCGGGTGTCGGCGCCGTCACGGCGATGCTCGCGGGTCTCGTGACGAACACGGCCTCAGCCCAGTCGCGTTGGCCTGGCTGGCTGCGCTGGTTGCAGGTTCATCCCTGGCTGTCGTTCGTCATGCTGGGGGCGGCTACCGCCGGGCTGACGGCATTGCTCGCCCTGTTGGACGGTCACCGAACGGAGGTCCAGGGCCATGATCCGACGTCACGTCGGGTTGACGCGGCGGACCCGCCCGGTGCTGCTCTGGTGCTTCGGTCGCTGCCGCGCGATACCACGGCGTTCACCAACCGGACCGCCGAGCTGAACTCGCTGGTGCGCTCGGTACGTGTCGCGCAGGAGAACGGTGAGGCCCTGCCGGTCCATGTGATCGACGGCATGCCCGGCGTCGGCAAGACCGCCTTGGCGGTACACGCCGGACACATCCTGTCCGACCGTTTCCCGGACGGGCAGCTCTTCCTGAACCTCAATGGGCACACTCATGGCCGTAACCCCGTGCAGGCGGGCGAGGCACTGGCCGCGCTGCTCGCGGCCACCGGGGTGCCGACGCATCAGATACCCGTCAGCGACGACGTCGGAGCCGTCACCGAGGCCCGGGCCGCCATGTGGCGCAGCAGGCTCGCCGACAAGAAGGCATTGCTGATCCTCGACAACGCGGCCAGCTACCAGCAGTTGGAACCTCTGCTCCCGGGTGGGGACGAGTGCCTGGTGCTGGTGACCAGTCGAAAGCGGCTGGCTGCCCATGAAGAGGTGGTCCTGCCAGTGGACGCACTGCCGCCGGAGCACGC is a genomic window of Streptomyces griseochromogenes containing:
- a CDS encoding TetR/AcrR family transcriptional regulator, producing the protein MAARNKEQDKPRDPRASLALLWGEQDQPTRGPKPKLSPRQIAAAAVELADGEGLDAVSMSKVAGGFGVSAMALYRYVPGKGELVELMVEAVLAEGPDLSEVPEGDWRAGAQEWTRQCARVYAAHPWLLTATAMRRQIMGPRQLGWLDAALAVLEPTGLGAAQRHRIFLLLVGHVRNLAQQVSDHDEERDREWNRLTGELLARHADRFPALTKAIAEGAFEPAGVDPLDFGLDRILDGVEALIAVRE
- a CDS encoding alpha/beta fold hydrolase is translated as MLLTYRALKRASLAKKLRITAPNGIDEGSYVRIGGIDQWISIRGEDLSNPVVLEIHGGPGASNLIFAPRTRAWERHFTIVRWDMRGAGRTFAAGGPAGQGEMALDRLYTDALEVTEHVRARLGVAKLLLVANSFGTVTGLRLARNHPELYSAYVGTDQNIIGGGRDTSSYEALLARLEKAGKKKELAKVVAMGPDRTAWSAHEWSEHAKIVVTTDPLTYDTMKTVVIRSLWFSPFHNLRGLRSYLKGMNFSEQLGPQAMTVDERAEGTSFRLPFFLFQGDSDVLTPPEPARRFHEEVTAPVKDFALIREASHFASFRHPDQFLDLMLSKVRPVVTGDAAVR
- a CDS encoding DNA-binding protein, giving the protein MTDKQPSAPARAKTRHSSGVTHVNEPHHDNFTVVGNHLAQHSELSLVAIGLALHIQSLPKGTPIGIKVLAAKFPEGEIRIAAALRELEEHGYLARPRERLQSGQVTTRTISYNRPRAVVAAAAPATPKPEAVPKAPAPSGKGKATELLAGLRAHDSRLLLTERDVIRLAPAVSEWLERGVPPTAVVRTLTTGLPQDPIKHPAAFLQHRLTAQLPPRLPAAPPRPALYRPSPLQTCDGCERAFRAPHPGRCRDCRTCAEAA
- a CDS encoding SgcJ/EcaC family oxidoreductase, with protein sequence MSNATHDVAAITSVLNDLVAAWERHDADAYGELFTPDATYITYVGTYYQGRQDIVDSHRTLFTGFLKGSRLADEVLDIRFHGTDTAVVNGRGDTYTGKRPHKLTKIQTYTLVRGSDDTWRIAAFHNTKRKPLMESISYRFAPGLVPAAER
- a CDS encoding sodium:solute symporter family protein, with product MNSLDWAVLIGYFGVMVAIGLWSHKRVDNVSDFFTAGGKMPWWLSGISHHMSGYSAVMFTGYAGIAYTYGVTSFITWSFPIALGIAIGSKLFAPRINRLRSRLHVASPLEYLKNRYNLSTQQALAWSGMLLKIVDVGAKWAAIATLLSVFTGVTLNQGILITGAITAVYCTIGGLWADALTELGQFVIQLLAGVSMFVAVVMKLHDKNIGFFGAWDEPVLHGHGKPLVGPYGTVFLLAFLFIKLFEYNGGMLNQAQRYMATGSAHEAERSARLSAILWLVWPVVLFFPMWMSPLLVHAKKPDGSDSYALMTEHLLPHGLLGLVVVGFFSHTMAMCSSDANAIAAVFTRDVAPVLSQKARSWGERSGLIAARVTTVVFLCLSMAVATQVNSPAFKDIITVVIKWVAGLMGPIAIPMMLGLLRPFRRSGPTAALTSWAAGLLAFWLVNYPINWNVDGGVPLQYQVSVPLAVSLVLYILIGWLKPEDTPERLAVIDKVNTDGDGVSAVPVPAAAGDDIVGAPNQ
- a CDS encoding ADP-ribosylglycohydrolase family protein; this encodes MGATSGAVWGRAEQQDFRSRVRGTLLGVAVGDALGGPADALALDEIRSVYGGEGLLDLAYGHGGRGTVTHHTQLTLFTVDGLIRAQVRRDTGAWHPPTDLHRAYLRWAATQRDWGPDERRKDDGWLAREEWLYARRDPTRALLIGLGDDTMGTLETPKNPGELGPEAVARSAPFGLLVGWEPQLVIQLAVECAAQTHGHPIAYLSAGAYAVIMHGLARGESLDGAVQRSLALLAARPGHQPVSDALQHALGAVRQGLPGPARVEELAGDGTADGLLAASVYCALVGEDVRHGLCLAVNQSGPSAAAGALTGGLLGALHGETALPPGWLVELEGRPTILELADDFAMEMTQGPALHGPAGASPGWLARYPRA
- a CDS encoding MarR family winged helix-turn-helix transcriptional regulator; translated protein: MATPVGGGDEHVIFRQYLDAVGLQGLASAEAAGLHTSEWYALSLIAAEGGLTSGELATRTGLTTGATTRLIDRLERAGYARRTADPRDRRRVIVEPVPDALGRIEEVVGPARRHIAEILARYTPEQRAVLFDYFEHAAPAFRAATEEIRKSVAPRRRRAARPEDGG